The Manihot esculenta cultivar AM560-2 chromosome 8, M.esculenta_v8, whole genome shotgun sequence genomic interval GTTATAAACAACCAAAAACCTCATTCTTTCACTAGTTTGACGAGGCGTCACATCTCACCTCAAAACTATTCATCAAAGATGTCACTCTACAATTCAAATGGTTTAGGCAGCTTCGGTGATGTTGAAGATCCACAAATGCGACTGCTGCCCATACAATGATGCTGCATTAGCCACCTCGTAGTGTGTATCTAATATTATAGATTGCTGAATTGGGTGAGAGGTTGGTTAAAAGACCAATCCTGAATTCCCAAAAAAGGAATTACTGGATGAATTCTAGTGAAGGGGGAGTAATTTTGGGCTTTGCAGAAGTATCAATCATGTTCTGCTCATAAAGGGAATAGTTGCTAACCATTTGCTGGAGTTAGTTTTCTACGTAAAACACGTTACTCCGGGTAAGATTGTGATTTGTGGGTACCTAAAGAAGGCAAAATTATTACTATGAACAATGTTTCATCCTTGTGTGTGTCTTGGAGCACTTCCATGCAATTGTGAAGATCTCAAATGAGAGTCTTCCTACAATCAAAAAGAAAGATAAAATCGTGAACAACAAAAATTAGGAATAGGTGTTTAAAACAATAATTGTAATGTCTCTCCAAGCTCACCTGCAAACTATAATTGAAACTAGTTGGAGGTCGATAATCAAATTGACCCTACATAAATTAGTAAAAAATCAAGATACATTATCTGTATCCAAATTCATACACAAActcattttcatattaaaaataccATACCATCCCATTTATGCTTTGCTGTGTCCCAAAAAACCCATCATGGCCTGGTGCTATTGAATTCAATTGGCCCTACAGGTAACACCCAATTTGCATATTGTAAATCATTCAGAAAACTGCTTTCTATATGATCATAATCCCACATAACCTACCAGCCCTTGTATGCTTGGTTGACTGACATAGTAACCATCATGGGGAGGCTCCATTAAATTCAGTTGTACCTGCAATTATCACCAAATTAAAACTTGCAAAAACTGAAATCACATTACTTTTCAAGGAGTGAAGGAACTGTAATCCACAGCTTATCAAAACAATCTTATAAGGTGAAACTTATATAAATTTAGTCTAAAATTATCTGATGTTTTTACCAGTCCTTGTGCATTCTGCTGTGCACCATAATAACCATTAAGAGTATCTGATCCTAGATTTTCCTGCAAGCattataacaaaaattaaatggtACCAGTTTCCAAATTAACTGCAGGTAGATGCACAATCCATTTCAAAATTCGTTGTCAAAGCCGAGCAGCTGACATAAATCCCTTTCTAGCCAAATTATCAAAAAACAAAAATCCAaaaatttgcttttttttttttttccaaatttagccaattctttaattttatcaatttgtaCTTCAACATCTCTTATTAGTATCTTTAGCAATAAACATAATTGCTAGCCAATTGACCAAAACAATCCAAactgattttattcaatacttTTATATGTTAATACAAAGTCTCTTTATATCGATTTTAGCAATCATACTCTATAACTACAATATTTTAAAATGGAATCAATAgaacattattatttaaattggtTTACATTCTTATCTCTTTTGTACCTCCCTCCCCCcaaaaagataataaataaaatttctttctttctccttcCTACCATGCTTTGCTTTTGGTCATCTTATTCTTGACTATTCGTTCATATGAACTATTCCATTTACTAGACATAAAATTTGATAGTAGAAATGGAGAGGGAAGAGATAGGATTTTCCAATTGTGAGaaagaattaaaaaagaaaaataaataaataataagaacgacaacaacaataacaatattaatttacaatttaagaCTGATCGCTAAATCGATACAAGAATGAAAAATTGAGGACCAAATTGATAAAATTCACAGAATTGGTTAAGGTGATAATGTGCGCAAAGAATTGGATTTCAACAAGGGATCACAACTGTTTCAACAACTAAAACTGaaacaaaattcaaaattgcaaAGTGTAAGTTTgctaaattaaaagaattggCTAAAATTGAAATAGTATAAAGGTTAGAAATTCTTTGTTCATTAGGCCAATTCCTTTTTATAAAACAGAAAATCATGGGTACTCTCTTCTGTCTCCGTAAAGTAGGCTATATATAATGAAATATCACAAATAACCTTCTTGATGCAATCCAATAGACACAAACACCAAAAATAATGAGATTAAATGAGAGCTAGAATTAACTAGGACAAACCATCTGCTGCAAGCTCTCCTGCGCTTCCACAAGCATAATATCTGGATCTGCTTGTACCTGAAATTGAAAGCACTCTTCAATTATATATGCTCTAAATTATTTTCTGGACACATTGTAGTAACTGTACGtatacatttataaaaaaagaagTAGAACCATCTATTATGATTTCAAATCTGACCTTCCTTTTCCTGATTGGATTCTTCTTCTTACTAGACTTGGAaaaatttccttggttttcatCTTCTGCTTCACAAGGGGCAAAAGATTGACTACCAGGTTCCAAAGCACTGTTGTTTCTGTTATTCACATTCACACAATTCTTCAGTGTTTCTACAAGTGTGCGGAAAGCAATATTGTAGCTCTGTTCACATAACGATCCTTCTTCACTCATTTCAATTGCTAGTTTGCATAAAGCATTATAGCGTTGCACCCTTGTTTCTATTCTTGCTTTTCCTTCTGCCAGCTGCTGCCCGCTCTTTGCGTCTTTTGTCCACCTCTTCAAAATATAATGTGTTGGGATGCTTGAAAGACCACAGATTTGGAGGACGATCAATGCATGCCTACAAAGAAATCCTTTGTATTCAAACAATCGGCATAAACAAGACACTGCTGACTTACTTTGGTTCCATGACACCAGGAAATACTCATTCTTTTCACAGTCTTGAACTCGAAACGTTACATTTGTTCCATCTtccctttcctttttgggaTGGCAACCAACTACACCTAACACCTCAACTTGAAATTTCTTGAATATTGCATGCGTGTAAACCATTGACATTTGTTTTTCCCAAGGAGAAGGAGATTTCAGGGCAGGCTGTTTGTGAGAAGTATCAAAATCTGCTATTGCTTCCTCCTCATAtctattttgtaaaattaatcCATATTGTTTCATAAATTCTTTAAGTGTGATTTTCCTATGAATATATTTATCAAAGAAAGAGTTCACACTTTCAGACCGCTGACTTGCAGCAATTCCGGCTAGAAAAGTATCCTCCATATATGTGGGCACCCACTTTTTCCTATCATCATATAATGACTGAATCCATTCATTATCTTGGAGTTCAAATTGAGTAACCATCGTCCACCACCTCATATCAAACTCTTCATCTGTCCAGGATTTAAAAACACACTTGTGGAATTCTGGCATAAAATCTCCATGCCGTTTGATTACATGAGAAAGAGTTTCAGGCATCTTTTCGAAAATATGCCACAGAGAAAAACAATGACGGGTATTTGGGAAGACTTCCTCAATTGCTGCCTTCAAGGTGTTGTCTAGATCTGTGATTATAACTTTAGGGGCTTTCCCACCCATTGCTCTAAGCCATGTTCTCAATAACCAAACAAAAGTCGACATAGAATCATCTGCAACTAATGCACATCCAAGCAAAATCAGCTGACAGTGATGATTTACCCCAACAAAAGGAGCAAATGGCAATTTCTCATGGTATTTTGCGTAGAAGGTATCAAAAGAAACAGCATCATTAAAGCTGATATAATCATTCCTACTTTTTGCATCAACCCAAAACAAATTTCTCAGACGCTGCTCTTCGTTCAAATCTATAGCATAGAAGAAGTTTGGATTCTCCTTCTTGATATGCTTGAAATATTCAAGTAATGCTTGGGCATCTCCCTCCTCAAGAGCCAAAGGGCGACCTTTCTCAAATTGAGTACCATTGTCATTTTGAACAAGTGAAACATTTTTAAACCCACCAGACTGTCTCAACATCTCAACATACACTTTTCTTGTTCGTTCACTGACAGCATGCAAGATGTCAATATTATTCTTTTCAGCTAATTTTACATTCCGATGGATTCGAAAATGATATGCAAGGGCTGGTAAAAGCTCATGGTTATGCTCCTTAATAAACTCATGAATTATCCACTTACCATCTGGTCTTCTCTTCACATGCATACTTGCTTTGCAATCTGTCTTTTTCACACTTGATCGTCGACTATTGCTACCATCAGATTCTGGTGTAATTCCATACCTGGAACATGCAAATTTGGCATCTATAAATTCTTTTGATTTCTTTGAACGTCTACTGTTTTTTATTGAAGTGGTGAACCCCATTGATTTGGCATATTCTTGATAAAATGAGTATGCTGCCTCATGTGATTCAAATTCAATGCCATTGCATGGCTCAAAGTCTGTGTCCTCTTCAAACAATGTGACAGCCCTCTTAGGGAAGTCAACAACCCCAGAATCACCATTTTGTGCCTCATCCACAATGTCAACCATATTTTCTCCCCGTGCATCACCAACAAGCACATTTTCTTGAAGACTGACCATATCATGAACTGCATGCTGATTCCTGCCAGTCATTATTATCATCTACTTCCATAGATAAAATCCATTCTTCAGacaaatattttataatgattCCTGAaacgcaaaaaaaaaaaaatgaataaagggTAAAACTTAAGATAGAGCACAATTTGAAGATTAATTACTATACCATATCTAATTGCAATCACCTGAGGAATTAACCCAAAATAAAAAAGGAGAGAAAGAAGCAAATACTCAAAATTACTGGCAAATTCATACTTCCATCTTCATCATGCTTTCTTGCTTTctcaaattttaagaaaaaaaaaataaaaaagaaaaaacagttCCCTCTCTCCTCCCTACTGAAAATGACAAACCTTCTCATCACTGTTAAGAGCTACTCAAATTTCCATTTCCAAACAATAACTTCCGTTCATTCTTTATCCAGATAGAATCATTAATTAATACTCCGGTAATCTTCCTCGTTTGTTTTTCCCGGAAAATATAGCCTGAGGAAATCATAAACTCGAACCTAAATTCTAAAATGGCACAACAATGAAATGCTCTTGTGGATCACCAcaaccaaacaaaaaaaaagaaatcgtAGAAAGCAAGCAATAGAGAAGAGTTCAAAGCTCGCATTTACCTTGCAATCTAAGAAAATTTTTTGCCGAAGGGAGGAGACAGACACTCTGTAGTCGATTCTTTCCGAAGCAGAGTAGTAGAGATTGAAGCGATCAAAGAAGCAACAAAATACTTCTTCTATTGGGCTGTGCAAGCTTCAATTGTGATCACTTGACCTTTCCTTTTTGAAACCCTAGAGCGAGAAAGAGATAGTGAGAATACCTGTCAGTTagagagaagaagaaatttGTTTGGATAATAAAATAAACGCTTTGTTTTGTTGCGAGGGGAGTGACTGCAAATCAACTGTAAGGAATGATTTCTTTGTTTGGGCATTTAGATGAGAAAAGGTATGGAGAAAAATATACAATTTAGTTCCACCAAGCGATCTCACTCGCGCTTTGCTGCTGAtgcataaaatattttctttatttttcaaaattttttttggaaTAGTTAAGTAAGAGCGATCAtgattcggttcaaatcgaaaaaatcgatcgaatcgaattgatttaaaaatttaattcgattttttatatattttagttcgatttggtttataatttcagaaatttcagttatttcagttcagttcggttttaattagaaaaaaatcgaaaaaattaaatcgaaccgattagtgataataatatatttttttaataatatagagaaattaaatcatattaaaattaaaatattttaattaaattttaaaatattaaaaaaatataaaaaataaaaaaattattaaaaatcgaaattgatcaaaccgaatcaaatcgaatcagatcgattcgattcaattcagtttcttatcaaaatcggttcgattcagttttcaCAAACACtacaatttcaattttcaatttatttaattcggttcgattttaaatcaaaccgaccgaatgctcaacTCTAATATTAATTGTGGTTTAACTTATTTTCCATAGGTATTTTtcatttgatttaaatatttaaaaattaataaaattatctacaATTACAAAtttgattataattataatcaattttaaaaCTTAGATGAAAGGAAGTTTGTAGATAATCTCACcttacttattttattatactctATAACATATAGatatattattgatataaaaaatttaaaattttttattattttataatttaataagaaacttcaaaaattaatacaatttaatttaaatacctAAATTTACCATTTTTCATCACTAAATCCTTAAAATATGATTATTATTCTTCATTTCTATTTGGTCTAATATAAATAACAACAACAGAATTTCTTCCCATATTTTTTGTTCTTATCTACTCTCATTATAATGTTTGTGTTTGTGTTTTCATTCTGGATTTATACTATTCAATAGTATCAGGTGGgttgaaatttataaaattaataggataaaaatattaaaaataaataaaagcataATAATATACggtgaaattataatttattttataattttgaaataattttttataataaatataataaaatttatacgacaaatatttcataaaatatttgtaaagaaagaaATCAATAAATACGATAGGGATCGAGCAATTGAGTATTCAACTTCTTTAGAGATTTCGTCTAGAAAGAGAACTGAGTTTTAGATGTATACATAGGGAAAGTCATGTGCAATGAAAAATGCAAGCACGGCTTGGAGAGGGATTTTTTTACCTATTGATTTTTTTACCTATTTAAGGAAAATTTCTATTCTATCCGACTAGTCCCGGGCAAcccattataattattatattgaaaTCAAACGAAAtcctatattaaaaaaaattctgacGAATCTAGATAGATAAGATTATAAATATATCTCTATGAATGTTGGTGTTGGTTGACACGGGTATATAAGTCATGTTATACTGTTGAATAGCAAGTCCTCAATTATCTATTTCGATTTATAGAGAATTCGTGTGTTTGGGAGTCCCTGATGATTAAATAAACCAAGATTTTAACATGACTGCAATTTTAGAGAGACGCGAAAGCGAAAGTCTATGGGGTCGTTTCTGTAACTGGATAACCAGCACTAAAAACCGTCTTTACATTGGATGGTTTGGTGTTTTGATGATCCCTACTTTATTGACCGCAACTTCTATATTTATTATCGCTTTCATTGCTGCCCCTCCGGCTTCTTACAAAATTTATTGAAACTAtagcaaataaaaaaaactgtaattttatttattcgcACCAGAAAATATCTTTagagattttaaaataaattatatcaaattttaaagatttaaatgaaaattataaaataataaaaatttttgagTTATTTGTATCAATAGTCGTTATctacatataaatataataaaataaatatttacgcgacatataaatataataaaataaattatgtgatattgccatatattaataaaacgtatttttcttaattcaaattttaaatttaaaaataattacaatgaAGCACTCcaaggtttagtctggtggaaagtgcatcctgtagccttgaaaggtctaaggttcgactcccccaacccctatttcaaaaaaaataataataattacaatGAAGTAGGTagataattttatcaatttttaaagttttaaattaaatcacaaaatagctaatattaaattttttttattttaattgactttttcataatatacatgttttcacaaaaaataaaatctaaaatttttaattatttatccaTATGTTTTgacttattttaatatattcatatctctgtaacagcccggacgtgatccccggcactgttaccgctcacagcccgtgaccttcctctgggcccagccactgtgagcagctcttaacatcccttcaccctcacgggttccaagcaggatttgtccccttggttcGCGGGACTCTAACCCGTTcttcccaagtggatttggcccaattccttcctctgggaattaggtcgcctcccccactgctcgaacccttgacctcccactttaagggaatagtctggtgagagtgagtaccaattcttctactcctttttatgtaacagcccggccccgtacgaccggccctgttaccgctcacagcccgttacacctcctgggcgcggcggccactgtgagcagctcttaacatcccttcaccctcacgggttccgggcaggatttgtccctcgggggagccagtacggcccgccctagcccgagtggatttggcccaattccttagaagaattggtactcactctcaccagactattcccttaaagtgggaggtcaagggttcgagcagtgggggaggcgacctaattcccagaggaaggaattgggccaaatccactcgggctagggcgggccgtactggctcccccgagggacaaatcctgcccggaacccgtgagggtgaagggatgttaagagctgctcacagtggccgcccccaggaggtgagcggtaacagggccggtcgtacggggccgggctgttacaatctcATCTAGATAAAAGTTTCTAAAATTAATatccaaaatttttattattttgtgatttaatttaaattattaatgctTTGTTTAACatgattcattttataaaaaaattattcaaatgaattcttataaaattatgcaAAATTTAAGTTCTTTTAGAATGAaaatgtaatgacccggaaaccggaccgctattggcgctaggatccagatcggcataaggccgtcgggacccgtagcaagcctaacatacatcctgtatacctgttaaatcccatacatgatcaatcatatacataaaactttaaactttttctttcatttaccaagcttaatctgtgcatgcacaaactcataatcataaaacctcacactggagccctcatcaaatgctccaatggggtaatatatcatacattaagcttggtttacataaaatatcattaaaacatttcatagatcatgcgaaaaagggattaacttta includes:
- the LOC110620820 gene encoding protein FAR-RED IMPAIRED RESPONSE 1 isoform X1 is translated as MIIMTGRNQHAVHDMVSLQENVLVGDARGENMVDIVDEAQNGDSGVVDFPKRAVTLFEEDTDFEPCNGIEFESHEAAYSFYQEYAKSMGFTTSIKNSRRSKKSKEFIDAKFACSRYGITPESDGSNSRRSSVKKTDCKASMHVKRRPDGKWIIHEFIKEHNHELLPALAYHFRIHRNVKLAEKNNIDILHAVSERTRKVYVEMLRQSGGFKNVSLVQNDNGTQFEKGRPLALEEGDAQALLEYFKHIKKENPNFFYAIDLNEEQRLRNLFWVDAKSRNDYISFNDAVSFDTFYAKYHEKLPFAPFVGVNHHCQLILLGCALVADDSMSTFVWLLRTWLRAMGGKAPKVIITDLDNTLKAAIEEVFPNTRHCFSLWHIFEKMPETLSHVIKRHGDFMPEFHKCVFKSWTDEEFDMRWWTMVTQFELQDNEWIQSLYDDRKKWVPTYMEDTFLAGIAASQRSESVNSFFDKYIHRKITLKEFMKQYGLILQNRYEEEAIADFDTSHKQPALKSPSPWEKQMSMVYTHAIFKKFQVEVLGVVGCHPKKEREDGTNVTFRVQDCEKNEYFLVSWNQSKSAVSCLCRLFEYKGFLCRHALIVLQICGLSSIPTHYILKRWTKDAKSGQQLAEGKARIETRVQRYNALCKLAIEMSEEGSLCEQSYNIAFRTLVETLKNCVNVNNRNNSALEPGSQSFAPCEAEDENQGNFSKSSKKKNPIRKRKVQADPDIMLVEAQESLQQMENLGSDTLNGYYGAQQNAQGLVQLNLMEPPHDGYYVSQPSIQGLGQLNSIAPGHDGFFGTQQSINGMGQFDYRPPTSFNYSLQEDSHLRSSQLHGSAPRHTQG
- the LOC110620820 gene encoding protein FAR-RED IMPAIRED RESPONSE 1 isoform X2; this encodes MIIMTGRNQHAVHDMVSLQENVLVGDARGENMVDIVDEAQNGDSGVVDFPKRAVTLFEEDTDFEPCNGIEFESHEAAYSFYQEYAKSMGFTTSIKNSRRSKKSKEFIDAKFACSRYGITPESDGSNSRRSSVKKTDCKASMHVKRRPDGKWIIHEFIKEHNHELLPALAYHFRIHRNVKLAEKNNIDILHAVSERTRKVYVEMLRQSGGFKNVSLVQNDNGTQFEKGRPLALEEGDAQALLEYFKHIKKENPNFFYAIDLNEEQRLRNLFWVDAKSRNDYISFNDAVSFDTFYAKYHEKLPFAPFVGVNHHCQLILLGCALVADDSMSTFVWLLRTWLRAMGGKAPKVIITDLDNTLKAAIEEVFPNTRHCFSLWHIFEKMPETLSHVIKRHGDFMPEFHKCVFKSWTDEEFDMRWWTMVTQFELQDNEWIQSLYDDRKKWVPTYMEDTFLAGIAASQRSESVNSFFDKYIHRKITLKEFMKQYGLILQNRYEEEAIADFDTSHKQPALKSPSPWEKQMSMVYTHAIFKKFQVEVLGVVGCHPKKEREDGTNVTFRVQDCEKNEYFLVSWNQSKSAVSCLCRLFEYKGFLCRHALIVLQICGLSSIPTHYILKRWTKDAKSGQQLAEGKARIETRVQRYNALCKLAIEMSEEGSLCEQSYNIAFRTLVETLKNCVNVNNRNNSALEPGSQSFAPCEAEDENQGNFSKSSKKKNPIRKRKVQADPDIMLVEAQESLQQMVQLNLMEPPHDGYYVSQPSIQGLGQLNSIAPGHDGFFGTQQSINGMGQFDYRPPTSFNYSLQEDSHLRSSQLHGSAPRHTQG